A stretch of Episyrphus balteatus chromosome 2, idEpiBalt1.1, whole genome shotgun sequence DNA encodes these proteins:
- the LOC129910674 gene encoding uncharacterized protein LOC129910674 codes for MDSSYLKSPYSKRYVIEDSVPKATSDGEPHEVMTLVAGLSGMLAAFVILGILITLIGCRRKERQRPKNPPPPTPEASEISEISNKRSSMLPLFTKSISMMEETNPRLVSVSVISNNLGNLNQAFVASEMCLGPKDEKHKMSIQHL; via the exons ATGGACAGTAGTTATCTCAAATCACCATACTCAAAACGATATGTCATAGAAGATTCAG tccCAAAGGCCACATCTGATGGAGAGCCTCATGAAGTAATGACACTTGTAGCCGGTCTATCAGGAATGCTAGCAGCTTTTGTTATATTAGGAATCCTTATAACCTTAATCGGTTGTCGTAGGAAAGAaag acaacgcCCTAAAAATCCACCACCACCAACACCAGAAGCTAGTGAAATATCTGAAATTAGTAATAAACGATCATCTATGTTGCCACTTTTTACCAAAAGTATCAGCATGATGGAAGAAACCAATCCACGTCTAGTTTCAGTATCGgttatttcaaacaatttgggaaatttaAATCAAGCCTTCGTTGCTAGCGAAATGTGTCTTGGACCAAAGGACGAAAAACATAAGATGTCCATACAACACTTATaa